One Punica granatum isolate Tunisia-2019 chromosome 3, ASM765513v2, whole genome shotgun sequence genomic window carries:
- the LOC116199475 gene encoding phytoene synthase 2, chloroplastic-like, translating to MRSTSAWSPSARLSVREGISIQRRSAVVTSPRAQVTVAPRKTKTGLRIVPELPKEGIPLNDLHLLEIVERQSKANGLAREDAGRRPGFHPLFLEEAYESCRRLCAEYAKTFYLGTLLMTEERQKAIWAIYVWCRRTDELVDGPNATYMSSSVLDRWEERLQDIFDGCPYDMLDAALADTIFKFPLDIKPFRDMIEGMRMDMRKSRYKNFQELYMYCYYVAGTVGLMSVPVMGIAPESMLSSWNIYNAALYLGIGNQLTNILRDVGEDAMRGRVYLPQDELAQFGLCDKNVFSRKVTEGWREFMKQQITRARFYFNMAEEGASQLDKASRWPVWSSLILYRKILDAIEENDYDNLTRRAYVGRAKKLLTLPLAYSRAFAAHV from the exons ATGCGCTCTACGTCGGCATGGTCACCTTCTGCTAGATTGAGTGTAAGGGAAGGGATATCAATCCAACGGAGATCAGCGGTTGTTACCAGCCCCAGAGCCCAAGTGACCGTGGCTCCAAGAAAGACCAAGACGGGATTGCGCATCGTCCCGGAACTACCGAAGGAAGGCATCCCCCTGAATGATCTCCATTTGCTGGAGATCGTGGAGAGGCAGTCCAAGGCCAATGGCTTGGCCAGGGAAGACGCCGGCAGGAGACCAGGGTTTCACCCCTTGTTCCTTGAAGAAGCCTATGAGAGTTGTCGGAGGCTCTGCGCTGAATACGCTAAAACGTTCTACTTAG GAACCCTGTTGATGACTGAGGAAAGACAGAAGGCCATCTGGGCTATATATG TTTGGTGCAGGAGGACAGATGAATTGGTTGATGGACCCAATGCGACCTACATGAGCTCCTCTGTGCTCGATCGGTGGGAAGAAAGATTACAAGACATATTTGATGGCTGCCCCTATGACATGCTCGATGCAGCACTCGCCGATACCATCTTCAAGTTCCCCTTAGACATCAAG CCTTTTAGGGACATGATCGAGGGTATGAGGATGGACATGAGAAAGTCCCGGTACAAGAACTTCCAAGAGCTCTATATGTACTGCTACTACGTGGCGGGAACAGTCGGTCTGATGAGTGTCCCGGTGATGGGAATCGCACCTGAGTCAATGCTCTCGTCATGGAACATTTACAACGCAGCACTATACCTGGGAATCGGGAATCAGCTTACCAACATTCTGAGGGATGTTGGGGAGGA TGCTATGAGGGGCAGAGTATATCTTCCCCAGGATGAGCTAGCGCAGTTCGGGTTATGTGACAAGAACGTGTTCTCGAGGAAGGTGACTGAAGGATGGAGGGAGTTCATGAAGCAGCAGATCACTAGGGCGAGGTTCTACTTCAATATGGCTGAGGAAGGAGCTTCTCAACTCGATAAAGCAAGTCGTTGGCCG GTGTGGTCGTCACTGATACTGTACCGGAAAATTCTGGATGCGATCGAGGAGAATGACTACGATAACTTGACAAGAAGGGCTTATGTCGGGAGGGCTAAGAAGCTTCTCACGCTGCCCCTGGCGTACAGCAGAGCGTTCGCAGCTCATGTGTGA